One Cupriavidus oxalaticus genomic region harbors:
- a CDS encoding acyl-CoA dehydrogenase family protein encodes MASQPQHAAPAARQIPWMTEDLEMFQDTVRRFIERELAPNEARWAAQGYIDRDVWRRAGQAGLLCASIPEEYGGGGGNFAHEAVITREMARAIFTSLGNNVHSGIVAHYLLNYGTEAQKKKWLPQMASGEMVAAIAMSEPGAGSDLKSVRTRAVREKTANGDCYRINGAKTFITNGYHADLVCLVAKTDPEAGSRGVSLIMIETRDLEGFRRGRILEKIGQKGQDTAELFFDDVLVPCENLLGEQEGQGFYQLMQQLPQERMIIALGATASMHRAIELTTEYVRERKVFGQALADLQNTRFRLAECKTEATIAATFVDDCMMRLMAGTLDAATAAMAKWWCTQKNCEIIDECLQLHGGYGYMLEYPIARMYANARVGKIYGGSNEIMKELVARTL; translated from the coding sequence ATGGCATCCCAACCCCAACATGCGGCGCCCGCCGCACGCCAGATTCCCTGGATGACCGAAGACCTAGAAATGTTCCAGGACACCGTACGCCGCTTTATCGAGCGCGAGCTGGCACCGAACGAAGCGCGCTGGGCCGCGCAGGGCTACATTGACCGCGACGTGTGGCGCCGCGCCGGCCAGGCCGGCCTGCTGTGCGCCAGCATCCCCGAAGAGTACGGCGGCGGCGGCGGCAACTTTGCGCATGAAGCCGTGATCACGCGCGAGATGGCGCGCGCCATCTTCACCAGCCTGGGCAACAACGTGCACAGCGGCATCGTGGCACATTACCTGCTCAACTACGGCACCGAAGCGCAGAAGAAGAAATGGCTGCCGCAGATGGCCAGCGGCGAAATGGTCGCGGCCATCGCCATGTCGGAACCCGGCGCCGGCTCGGACCTCAAATCGGTACGCACCCGTGCGGTGCGCGAAAAGACCGCCAATGGAGACTGCTATCGCATAAACGGTGCAAAGACGTTTATTACGAACGGTTACCACGCCGACCTCGTGTGCCTGGTTGCCAAGACCGATCCGGAAGCCGGCTCGCGCGGCGTCTCGCTGATCATGATCGAGACGCGCGACCTCGAGGGATTCCGCCGCGGCCGCATCCTCGAGAAGATCGGGCAGAAGGGCCAGGACACCGCCGAGCTGTTCTTCGACGACGTGCTGGTGCCATGCGAGAACCTGCTCGGCGAGCAGGAAGGGCAGGGTTTTTACCAACTGATGCAGCAGCTGCCGCAGGAGCGGATGATCATCGCGCTGGGCGCGACCGCATCGATGCATCGCGCGATCGAGCTCACCACCGAATACGTGCGCGAGCGCAAGGTCTTCGGGCAGGCGCTGGCCGACCTGCAGAACACCCGCTTCCGCCTGGCCGAGTGCAAGACCGAGGCGACCATCGCCGCTACCTTCGTCGACGACTGCATGATGCGCCTGATGGCGGGTACGCTGGATGCCGCGACCGCCGCGATGGCCAAGTGGTGGTGCACGCAAAAGAATTGCGAGATCATCGACGAGTGCCTGCAGTTGCACGGCGGCTACGGCTACATGCTGGAATATCCGATCGCGCGCATGTACGCCAACGCACGCGTGGGCAAGATCTACGGCGGCTCCAACGAAATCATGAAAGAGCTGGTGGCGCGCACGCTCTGA
- a CDS encoding PrkA family serine protein kinase: MDIFGHYATRFEARKEEEYSIQEYLEICKKDPTAYATAAERMLAAIGQPELVDTHHDPRLSRLFFNKVIRIYPAFRDFYGMEDTIEQIVSFFKHAAQGLEERKQILYLLGPPGGGKSSLAEKLKALMEQIPIYALKGSPIHESPLGLFSPEEDGKILEEDYGIPIRYLNTIASPWAVKRLHEFNGDITKFKVVKLRPSVLSQIAISKTEPGDENNQDISSLVGKVDIRKLEDFPQDDPDAYSYSGGLCLANRGLLEFVEMFKAPIKVLHPLLTATQEGNYKGTEGFGAIPFDGIILAHSNEAEWTTFKSDKNNEAFLDRIYIVKVPYVLRVSDEVKIYDKLLRCSSLSAAPCAPNTLKMMAQFAVLTRIKEPENSNVFSKMRVYDGESLKDVDPKAKSYQEYRDYAGIDEGMNGLSTRFAFKVLSKVFNFDNTEVAANPVHLLYVLEQQIEREQFPPEQEAKLLAHIKEYLTTPFVEFIGKEIQTAYLESYSEYGQNIFDRYVVFADLWIQDQEYRDPNTGEILDRNALNDELEKVEKPAGISNPKDFRNEIVNFVLRARANNSGKNPVWTSYEKLRMVIEKRMFSTTEDLLPVISFNAKSSREDQDKHENFVNRMVEKGYTPKQVRLLVEWYLRVRKSS; encoded by the coding sequence ATGGACATTTTCGGCCATTACGCTACGCGCTTCGAAGCCCGCAAGGAAGAGGAATACTCCATCCAGGAATATCTGGAGATCTGCAAGAAGGATCCCACTGCCTACGCGACCGCCGCCGAGCGCATGCTCGCCGCGATCGGCCAGCCGGAACTGGTGGATACCCACCATGATCCGCGGCTGTCCCGGCTGTTCTTCAACAAGGTCATCCGGATCTATCCGGCCTTCCGCGATTTCTACGGCATGGAGGACACGATCGAGCAGATCGTCTCGTTCTTCAAGCACGCCGCGCAGGGCCTGGAAGAACGCAAGCAGATCCTGTATCTGCTCGGGCCTCCCGGCGGCGGCAAGTCCTCGCTCGCGGAGAAGCTCAAGGCGTTGATGGAGCAGATCCCCATCTATGCGCTGAAAGGTTCGCCGATCCACGAGTCGCCCCTGGGTCTGTTCTCGCCGGAAGAAGACGGCAAGATCCTGGAAGAGGACTACGGCATCCCGATCCGCTACCTGAACACGATTGCCTCGCCATGGGCAGTCAAGCGCCTGCACGAGTTCAACGGCGACATCACCAAGTTCAAGGTGGTGAAGCTGCGCCCGTCGGTGCTGTCGCAGATCGCGATCTCGAAGACCGAGCCGGGCGACGAGAACAACCAGGACATCTCGTCGCTGGTGGGCAAGGTGGACATCCGCAAGCTCGAGGACTTCCCGCAGGATGATCCGGATGCGTACTCGTATTCCGGTGGGCTGTGCCTGGCCAACCGCGGCCTGCTCGAGTTCGTCGAAATGTTCAAGGCGCCGATCAAGGTGCTGCACCCGCTGCTGACCGCGACCCAGGAAGGCAACTACAAGGGCACGGAAGGCTTCGGCGCGATCCCGTTCGACGGCATCATCCTGGCGCACTCGAACGAGGCGGAGTGGACCACCTTCAAGTCGGACAAGAACAACGAGGCATTCCTGGACCGTATCTATATCGTCAAGGTGCCGTACGTGCTGCGCGTGTCCGACGAGGTGAAGATCTACGACAAGCTGCTGCGCTGCAGTTCGCTGTCGGCCGCGCCGTGCGCGCCGAACACGCTGAAGATGATGGCGCAGTTCGCGGTGCTGACGCGGATCAAGGAGCCCGAGAACTCCAACGTCTTCTCGAAGATGCGCGTCTACGACGGCGAAAGCCTGAAGGACGTGGACCCGAAGGCGAAGTCGTATCAGGAGTACCGCGACTACGCCGGCATCGACGAGGGCATGAACGGGCTGTCGACGCGCTTTGCATTCAAGGTCCTGTCCAAGGTCTTCAACTTCGACAATACCGAAGTGGCGGCCAACCCGGTGCACCTGCTGTATGTGCTCGAGCAGCAGATCGAGCGCGAGCAGTTCCCGCCGGAACAGGAAGCCAAGCTGCTGGCGCACATCAAGGAGTACCTGACCACGCCGTTCGTGGAGTTCATCGGCAAGGAGATCCAGACCGCTTACCTGGAGTCCTACTCCGAATATGGCCAGAACATCTTCGACCGCTATGTGGTGTTCGCCGACCTGTGGATCCAGGACCAGGAGTACCGCGATCCCAACACCGGCGAAATCCTCGACCGCAACGCGCTGAACGACGAGCTGGAGAAAGTGGAAAAACCGGCGGGTATCTCGAACCCCAAGGACTTCCGCAACGAGATCGTCAACTTCGTGCTGCGGGCGCGGGCCAACAACAGCGGCAAGAACCCGGTCTGGACCAGCTATGAAAAGCTGCGGATGGTGATCGAGAAGCGCATGTTCTCCACCACGGAGGACCTGCTGCCGGTGATCTCGTTCAACGCCAAGTCTTCGCGCGAAGACCAGGACAAGCACGAGAACTTCGTCAACCGCATGGTCGAGAAGGGGTACACGCCCAAGCAAGTGAGACTTCTGGTGGAGTGGTATCTGCGCGTAAGAAAATCATCGTAA
- a CDS encoding YeaH/YhbH family protein → MATVIDRRENGGNKSAVNQQRFIKRYREQIRQAVAKAVSGRKIMDIEQSGQVSIPVKDITEPIFHHGPGGRREWIHPGNKKFVKGDSFDRQQQGGGGSGSRASDSGEGEDDFVFTLSREDFLNFFFEDMALPDLAKRHLAKIAEVRKVRAGYSIDGTPSNLSILRTMRSSIGRRIALSSPYQKRLRDLELEYAEALDKDGPYAEGTLELMEKMRHLRACIDRVPFIEKLDLRYNNRVLKKRPQAQAVMFCLMDVSGSMDESRKDLAKRFFMLLYLFLKRNYERIDVVFIRHHTVAKEVEEEDFFHSRESGGTVVSSALKLMVEVVHDRYPPSQWNIYCAQASDGDNWAGDSELCGRLLRESILPLVQYYAYVEVASEEPQNLWEEYLTVKGQFEHFAMQRIIGADEIYPVLHDLFQKRTA, encoded by the coding sequence ATGGCTACGGTCATCGATCGGCGCGAGAACGGCGGCAACAAGAGTGCCGTCAACCAGCAACGCTTCATCAAGCGCTACCGCGAACAGATTCGGCAGGCGGTGGCAAAGGCGGTGTCCGGCCGGAAGATCATGGACATCGAGCAGAGCGGCCAGGTGTCCATTCCGGTCAAGGACATCACCGAACCGATCTTCCACCACGGCCCGGGCGGCCGGCGCGAGTGGATTCACCCTGGCAACAAGAAGTTCGTCAAGGGCGATTCCTTCGACCGGCAGCAGCAGGGCGGTGGCGGGAGCGGTTCGCGGGCCAGCGACAGCGGCGAAGGCGAGGACGATTTCGTCTTCACGCTGTCGCGCGAGGATTTCCTCAATTTCTTCTTCGAGGACATGGCGCTGCCGGACCTGGCCAAGCGCCACCTTGCCAAGATCGCCGAAGTGCGCAAGGTGCGCGCCGGCTATTCCATCGATGGCACCCCGTCCAACCTGTCGATCCTGCGCACCATGCGCAGCTCGATCGGGCGGCGCATCGCGTTGTCCAGTCCTTACCAGAAGCGCCTGCGCGACCTGGAGCTGGAGTACGCCGAGGCGCTGGACAAGGACGGCCCCTACGCCGAAGGCACGCTCGAGCTGATGGAGAAGATGCGGCACCTGCGCGCCTGCATCGACCGCGTGCCCTTTATCGAGAAGCTCGACCTGCGCTACAACAACCGTGTGCTCAAGAAGCGCCCGCAGGCCCAGGCGGTGATGTTCTGCCTGATGGACGTGTCCGGCTCGATGGACGAGAGCCGCAAGGACCTGGCCAAGCGCTTCTTCATGCTGCTGTACCTGTTCCTGAAGCGCAACTACGAGCGTATCGACGTGGTGTTCATCCGGCATCACACGGTGGCCAAGGAAGTCGAAGAGGAAGACTTCTTCCACTCGCGCGAGTCCGGTGGTACCGTGGTGTCCAGTGCGCTGAAGCTGATGGTGGAAGTGGTCCATGACCGTTATCCGCCCAGCCAGTGGAACATCTACTGCGCGCAGGCCTCCGACGGCGACAACTGGGCTGGCGATTCCGAGCTGTGCGGGCGCCTGCTGCGCGAGTCGATCCTGCCGCTGGTGCAGTACTACGCATACGTGGAAGTGGCGTCCGAGGAACCGCAGAACCTTTGGGAAGAGTACCTGACGGTCAAGGGCCAGTTCGAGCACTTTGCGATGCAGCGCATCATCGGCGCGGACGAGATCTACCCGGTGCTGCACGACTTGTTCCAGAAGCGGACGGCTTAG
- a CDS encoding SpoVR family protein: MAYLSTGSEWTFELVNRYDREIARIAGEFGLDTYPNQIEIITAEQMLDAYASAGLPVGYNHWSYGKHFLASERSYQRGHMGLAYEIVINSNPCIAYLMEENTMPMQALTIAHACYGHNSFFKNNYLFRTWTNADAIVDYLLFAKNYVAECEQRYGEQEVELLLDSCHALQNYGVDRYKRPKKLSITEEKARQADRENYLQMQVNDLWRTLPKHRPHALTADDETPEMTFPPEPQENLLYFIEKNAPKLAPWQREIVRIVRKIAQYFYPQRQTKVMNEGWATFWHYTIIHQLYEEKLVNDAFMMELLQAHTNVIYQPPYHSPYYSGLNPYTVGFLIFQDLRRMCENPTDEDYRWAPEIAGSDWRTTLDFAMRNFKDESFLLQFLSPRVIRELKLFSVLDDDREGKLRVTAIHDDEGYRAIRQLMAAQYDLSTMEPNIQVTNVDIGGDRSLTLRHLQNDRRPLAHNFDEVVRHVTRLWGFTVRLEVAYEDGRTELKYECKPERRHRKPHGGLSLAA; encoded by the coding sequence ATGGCTTATCTGTCCACGGGTTCGGAATGGACCTTCGAGCTGGTCAACCGGTATGACCGCGAGATCGCCCGCATCGCCGGCGAATTCGGGCTGGATACCTACCCCAACCAGATCGAGATCATCACGGCCGAGCAGATGCTGGACGCCTACGCGTCGGCGGGCCTGCCGGTGGGCTACAACCACTGGTCCTACGGCAAGCACTTCCTGGCATCGGAACGCAGCTACCAGCGCGGCCACATGGGCCTGGCGTACGAGATCGTCATCAACTCCAATCCCTGCATCGCCTACCTGATGGAGGAGAACACGATGCCGATGCAGGCGCTGACGATCGCGCATGCCTGCTACGGCCACAATTCCTTCTTCAAGAACAACTACCTGTTCCGCACCTGGACCAACGCGGACGCCATCGTCGATTACCTGCTGTTTGCCAAGAACTACGTGGCCGAGTGCGAGCAGCGCTACGGCGAACAGGAAGTGGAGCTGCTGCTCGACTCCTGCCATGCCTTGCAGAACTACGGCGTGGACCGCTACAAGCGGCCCAAGAAGCTCTCCATCACCGAAGAGAAGGCGCGCCAGGCCGATCGCGAGAACTACCTGCAGATGCAGGTCAACGACCTGTGGCGCACGCTGCCCAAGCACCGCCCGCATGCGCTGACGGCCGACGACGAGACGCCGGAAATGACGTTCCCGCCGGAGCCGCAGGAGAACCTGCTGTACTTCATCGAGAAGAACGCGCCCAAGCTGGCGCCGTGGCAGCGCGAGATCGTGCGCATCGTGCGCAAGATCGCGCAGTATTTCTACCCGCAGCGCCAGACCAAGGTGATGAACGAGGGGTGGGCAACGTTCTGGCACTACACCATCATCCACCAGCTCTACGAAGAGAAGCTGGTCAACGACGCCTTCATGATGGAGTTGCTGCAGGCCCATACCAACGTGATTTACCAGCCGCCGTACCACAGCCCGTATTACAGCGGGCTGAACCCGTACACGGTGGGCTTCCTGATCTTCCAGGACCTGCGCCGCATGTGCGAGAACCCGACCGACGAGGACTACCGCTGGGCGCCGGAGATCGCCGGCAGCGACTGGCGCACGACGCTGGACTTTGCGATGCGCAACTTCAAGGACGAGAGCTTCCTGCTGCAGTTCCTGTCGCCGCGGGTGATCCGCGAACTGAAGCTGTTCTCGGTGCTTGACGACGACCGCGAGGGCAAGCTGCGCGTCACCGCCATCCACGACGACGAGGGCTATCGCGCGATCCGCCAGCTGATGGCGGCGCAGTATGACCTGTCGACCATGGAGCCGAATATCCAGGTCACCAATGTGGATATCGGCGGCGACCGCTCACTGACGCTGCGCCACCTGCAGAATGACCGCCGGCCGCTGGCGCACAACTTCGACGAAGTGGTGCGGCACGTGACGCGGCTGTGGGGCTTTACCGTGCGGCTGGAAGTGGCCTATGAAGACGGGCGCACCGAACTCAAGTACGAGTGCAAGCCGGAGCGCCGGCACCGCAAGCCGCATGGCGGCCTGAGCCTGGCCGCCTGA
- a CDS encoding acyl-CoA dehydrogenase — protein MHNAYSDALDALLRDCCTPATVRALERQADPSPLWQTLRDSGFADCLLPEAAGGAALPLPELAPVLFVTGRHVLPLPLAQTIFARAVLHAQGIALPDGPIALAGFDDGAPVALVADARYAQWFLVQDGERCLLLPAADEADVRTEPTGAHADLTLRLPRPDAAAPAAFRLPPGTLRTLGACLHAVQLAGALSRVLDLTLQYANDRQQFGRAIGKFQAIQHQVSEMAEHVAAARVAAQLACGSSSGEPDRLRAAIGKLRASDAVTPVAAIAHAVHGAIGITEEYDLQLYTRRLHAWRVADGSERWWSRVLGEAVFADTDSRAVELVRGWCE, from the coding sequence ATGCATAACGCTTACTCCGACGCCCTCGACGCGCTGCTGCGCGATTGCTGCACGCCCGCCACGGTCCGCGCGCTGGAACGGCAGGCCGATCCCTCTCCTTTGTGGCAAACGCTGCGCGACAGCGGCTTTGCCGATTGCCTGCTGCCCGAGGCCGCCGGCGGCGCCGCGCTGCCGCTGCCTGAACTGGCGCCGGTGCTGTTCGTCACCGGCCGGCATGTCCTGCCGCTGCCGCTGGCGCAAACCATCTTCGCCCGCGCCGTGCTGCACGCGCAGGGCATCGCCCTGCCCGACGGACCCATCGCCCTGGCGGGATTCGACGACGGCGCGCCCGTGGCGCTCGTCGCCGATGCGCGCTACGCCCAGTGGTTCCTGGTGCAGGACGGCGAGCGCTGCCTGCTGCTGCCGGCGGCCGATGAAGCCGATGTGCGCACCGAGCCCACCGGCGCGCACGCCGACCTGACCCTGCGCCTGCCGCGCCCGGACGCCGCCGCGCCGGCCGCGTTCCGCCTGCCGCCCGGCACGCTGCGCACCCTCGGTGCCTGCCTGCACGCCGTCCAGTTGGCCGGGGCGCTGTCGCGGGTGCTCGACCTGACGCTGCAGTACGCCAACGACCGCCAGCAGTTCGGCCGAGCCATCGGCAAGTTCCAGGCGATCCAGCACCAGGTCAGCGAGATGGCCGAGCACGTGGCGGCAGCGCGCGTGGCGGCGCAACTCGCTTGCGGCAGCAGCAGCGGTGAGCCCGACCGCCTGCGCGCCGCGATCGGCAAGCTGCGCGCCAGCGATGCCGTCACGCCGGTGGCGGCCATCGCCCATGCGGTGCACGGCGCGATCGGCATCACGGAGGAATACGACCTGCAGCTCTACACGCGCCGGCTGCATGCCTGGCGCGTGGCGGACGGATCGGAGCGCTGGTGGAGCCGCGTGCTGGGCGAGGCGGTGTTTGCCGACACGGACAGCCGTGCGGTCGAACTGGTGCGCGGATGGTGCGAGTGA
- a CDS encoding acyl-CoA dehydrogenase family protein yields the protein MTALLSTFDLTPLPPHALAFRAEVRAFLDEHLPALPPEIRARSWMGFDAAFSRALAARGWVGITLPAQYGGAGLDPYSRFVLVEELLARGAPVSAHWIADRQSGPLILRYGSDAQKARYLPAICRGEAFFCIGMSEPNSGSDLASVTTRAVRQPDGSWHLAGRKIWTTNADRCHFMIALVRTSGTPQDRQAGLSQFIVDLHAPGVSVRPIHDLAGDAHFSEVTFDDVALAPDALVGQEGSGWEQVNAELAFERSGPERLYSSVVLLDTWLDAMRRLPPARRDTVTAGRLAGHLAVLRAMSLAVTARLAAGESPVVEAALVKDLGTTFEQSVPALVEAALGDEPALAADGALYRTLAYVTQIAPSYSLRGGTREILRGMIARGLGLR from the coding sequence GTGACCGCCTTGCTATCCACCTTCGACCTGACGCCCCTGCCGCCGCACGCGCTCGCGTTCCGCGCCGAGGTACGCGCCTTTCTTGACGAGCACCTGCCCGCCCTGCCGCCTGAAATCCGCGCACGCTCGTGGATGGGCTTCGATGCGGCGTTCAGCCGCGCGCTGGCGGCACGCGGCTGGGTCGGCATCACGCTGCCGGCGCAATATGGCGGCGCCGGCCTCGATCCTTACTCGCGCTTCGTGCTGGTGGAGGAGCTGCTGGCCCGCGGCGCGCCGGTGTCGGCGCACTGGATCGCCGACCGCCAGAGCGGCCCGCTGATCCTGCGCTACGGCAGCGACGCGCAGAAGGCGCGCTACCTGCCCGCGATCTGCCGCGGCGAGGCGTTCTTCTGCATCGGCATGAGCGAGCCGAATTCCGGCTCCGACCTCGCCAGCGTGACAACACGCGCCGTGCGCCAGCCCGATGGCTCGTGGCACCTGGCCGGCCGCAAGATCTGGACGACCAACGCCGACCGCTGCCACTTCATGATCGCGCTGGTGCGCACCTCCGGCACGCCGCAGGACCGCCAGGCGGGCCTGTCGCAGTTCATCGTCGACCTGCACGCGCCCGGCGTATCGGTGCGGCCGATCCACGACCTGGCCGGCGATGCGCACTTCTCCGAGGTCACCTTCGACGACGTCGCGCTGGCCCCGGACGCGCTGGTTGGCCAGGAGGGCAGCGGCTGGGAGCAGGTCAACGCCGAACTCGCGTTCGAGCGCAGCGGGCCCGAGCGGCTGTACTCCAGCGTGGTACTGCTCGACACCTGGCTCGACGCCATGCGCCGCCTGCCGCCGGCACGGCGCGACACCGTGACCGCGGGTCGCCTTGCCGGGCACCTGGCGGTGCTGCGCGCGATGTCGCTGGCGGTGACCGCGCGCCTGGCGGCCGGTGAAAGCCCGGTGGTCGAAGCCGCGCTGGTCAAGGACCTGGGCACGACCTTCGAGCAATCGGTCCCGGCGCTGGTGGAAGCGGCGCTGGGCGACGAACCGGCGCTGGCCGCCGACGGCGCGCTGTACCGCACGCTGGCCTACGTCACGCAGATCGCCCCGTCGTATTCGCTGCGCGGCGGCACGCGCGAGATCCTGCGCGGCATGATCGCGCGCGGTCTCGGCCTGCGCTGA
- a CDS encoding helix-turn-helix transcriptional regulator gives MGEHPTADEDFHRLVDSIYESALDVAAMPAALDLFSRYTSTGSPRYLIWDKLAGHARLGVTPHGCFTNSASVPPWLPSPLDLPGAGPCCAPAGTPDSPDCTPMHAASHDGAVAASLAATLACSGLEQGIRLIENAEVCVLMSGTSAGSISAGQRERRLAHVMPHWVRAARMQQRNFELSGLASLGLAGLDTLDFGVMVLQADLRVRYANSWAEALVQADSHLSLQDGVLHAHCDTLQAVLRKLLDGAVRGRGAEAASGSWMHITSGGQPVPIIVTPLVSRQPVEGPWQLPAAMMLFGNSESRSVLDAGVLTSLFGLSRKESIIAIRLAAGETLNEIAEREFLSPHTVRVHIRDTLRKTGTHRQSELVRLLHLLPGVNLERAGATSAVRPRAPRSGTA, from the coding sequence ATGGGCGAACACCCGACTGCGGACGAGGATTTCCATCGTCTGGTCGACTCGATCTACGAGTCCGCGCTGGACGTTGCGGCAATGCCTGCAGCCCTGGATCTCTTTTCCCGGTACACCTCCACCGGCAGCCCGCGGTACCTGATCTGGGACAAGCTCGCAGGCCATGCACGCCTGGGCGTCACGCCCCACGGCTGCTTCACCAACAGCGCCAGCGTTCCCCCATGGCTGCCCAGCCCGCTCGACCTGCCCGGCGCCGGTCCCTGCTGCGCGCCGGCCGGCACGCCTGACAGCCCCGACTGCACGCCCATGCATGCCGCCTCGCACGATGGCGCCGTGGCCGCGAGCCTGGCGGCCACGCTGGCTTGCAGCGGACTCGAACAAGGCATCCGCCTGATCGAGAACGCCGAAGTCTGCGTATTGATGAGCGGCACCAGCGCGGGCAGCATCAGCGCCGGCCAGCGCGAGCGGCGCCTGGCCCACGTCATGCCGCACTGGGTGCGCGCCGCGCGCATGCAGCAGCGCAACTTCGAACTGAGCGGGCTGGCCAGCCTGGGCCTGGCCGGGCTCGACACGCTGGACTTTGGCGTGATGGTGCTGCAGGCCGACCTGCGCGTGCGCTACGCCAACAGCTGGGCCGAGGCGCTGGTGCAGGCCGACAGCCACCTGTCGCTGCAGGACGGCGTGCTGCACGCCCACTGCGACACGCTGCAGGCGGTGCTGCGCAAGCTGCTCGACGGCGCCGTGCGCGGCCGCGGCGCCGAGGCCGCGTCCGGTTCATGGATGCACATCACCTCCGGCGGGCAGCCGGTGCCGATCATCGTCACACCGCTGGTGTCGCGCCAGCCGGTGGAAGGCCCGTGGCAATTGCCGGCCGCGATGATGCTGTTCGGCAATTCGGAGTCGCGCTCGGTGCTCGATGCGGGCGTGCTGACCTCGCTGTTCGGGCTGTCGCGCAAGGAGAGCATCATCGCCATCCGGCTGGCCGCCGGCGAGACGCTGAACGAAATCGCCGAGCGCGAGTTCCTGTCGCCGCATACGGTGCGCGTGCATATCCGCGATACGCTGCGCAAGACCGGCACGCATCGCCAGTCCGAGCTGGTGCGCCTGCTGCACCTGCTGCCGGGCGTCAATCTCGAACGTGCCGGCGCGACCTCGGCGGTCCGGCCGCGTGCGCCGCGATCGGGAACGGCCTGA